One window of Globicephala melas chromosome 2, mGloMel1.2, whole genome shotgun sequence genomic DNA carries:
- the EPB42 gene encoding protein 4.2 yields MGQGLGIKSCDFQAARNNVEHHTNDISSQHLIVRRGQPFTISLNFWAPIRTFLHTLKKVVLIAQTGEQPSKANQTQATFSISSLGDRKWWSAMVEERDDQSWTISVTTPADAVIGHYSLLLQVSGRKQCLGQFTLLFNPWGREDAVFLANEAQRREYLLNQNGLIFLGTADCIQAEPWDFGQFEEDVIDLSLDLLSVDKRVEKWGNPVHVARVLGALLHALKEKSVLPTPQIQTTEEKALLNKRRGSAPILRQWVKGQGRPVYDGQAWVLAAVACTVLRGLGIPARVVTTFTSAQGTGGGLLVDEYYSEEGLQNGEGHRGRIWIFQTSTECWMARPALPQGYDGWQILYPSAPNGGGVLEACDLVPVKAVKEGMLGLTPAVSDIFASINASCVVWKCHEDGTLELTDSNTKYVGNNISTKGVDCDRCEDITQNYKYPEGSLQEKEVLEKVQENRMKHGKDDGIHPPSLETDDPLHFFLEAPSSLALGGDARFSVNLLNPSDHDKEVQLAVGLQAVYYNGVLAAKLWTKKLVLTLRANSAEKISTFLSFSNFKQNPPENSFLRLTAMATHSSPTCFAQQDIAICRPHLAIEMPETAEQHQPLTASVSIHNSLDAPMKGCVISIFGRGLIHREKSYRLSSVQSRNTLRTQLEFTPMQVGLQRLTVEMDCNMFQNLTNFRSVTVVAPETPA; encoded by the exons GCCTGGGGATCAAGAGCTGCGACTTCCAGGCAGCAAGAAACAATGTAGAGCACCACACCAATGACATCAGCTCCCAGCACCTCATTGTGAGGAGGGGGCAGCCCTTCACCATCAGCCTGAACTTCTGGGCTCCAATCCGCACATTTTTGCATACCCTGAAGAAGGTAGTCCTCATTGCACAAACTG GAGAACAGCCTTCCAAGGCCAACCAGACCCAAGCCACGTTCTCAATTTCCAGTCTTGGGGACCGGAAGTGGTGGAGTGCAATGGTGGAGGAGAGAGATGACCAGTCCTGGACTATCTCTGTGACCACACCCGCAGACGCTGTCATTGGCCACTACTCACTCCTGCTGCAGGTTTCAGGCAGGAAGCAATGCCTGGGCCAGTTCACGCTGCTCTTTAACCCCTGGGGTCGAG AGGATGCTGTGTTCCTGGCGAATGAAGCTCAACGCAGGGAGTACTTGCTGAACCAGAACGGCCTCATCTTCCTGGGCACAGCTGACTGCATCCAGGCTGAGCCCTGGGACTTTGGCCAG TTCGAGGAGGATGTCATCGACCTCAGCCTGGACTTACTGAGCGTGGACAAGCGGGTGGAGAAGTGGGGCAACCCCGTGCATGTGGCCCGTGTCTTGGGTGCATTG CTGCACGCCCTCAAGGAGAAGAGTGTCCTGCCCACCCCGCAGATCCAGACCACCGAGGAAAAGGCCTTGCTGAACAAGCGCCGGGGCAGCGCGCCCATCCTGCGGCAGTGGGTCAAGGGCCAGGGGAGGCCCGTGTATGATGGTCAGGCCTGGGTGTTGGCCGCCGTTGCTTGCACAG TGCTGCGAGGCCTGGGAATCCCTGCCCGCGTCGTTACCACGTTCACCTCAGCCCAGGGCACTGGCGGGGGCCTGCTCGTAGATGAGTACTACAGTGAGGAGGGGCTTCAGAATGGAGAAGGCCACAGAGGCAGAATCTG GATCTTCCAGACTTCCACGGAGTGCTGGATGGCTCGGCCTGCTCTGCCCCAGGGTTATGACGGATGGCAGATTCTGTACCCAAGTGCCCCTAATGGAGGTGGAG tcCTGGAGGCCTGTGATCTGGTCCCAGTCAAAGCAGTCAAGGAGGGGATGCTGGGGCTGACCCCTGCAGTATCAGACATTTTTGCCTCGATAAATGCCTCATGTGTGGTCTGGAAGTGCCATGAGGATGGGACACTGGAGCTGACCGACTCCAACACTAAGTATGTTGGCAACAACATCAGCACCAAGGGTGTGGACTGTGACCGCTGTGAGGACATCACACAGAACTACAAGTATCCTGAAG GATCTCTTCAAGAAAAAGAGGTGCTGGAGAAGGTCcaggaaaacagaatgaaacatGGGAAAGACGATGGCATCCATCCTCCCAGTCTCGAGACTGATGATCCTTTACATTTCTTCTTGGAAGCACCCAGCTCCCTAGCCCTGGGAGGGGACGCCCGGTTCTCTGTGAACTTGTTAAACCCTAGTGACCATGATAAAGAGGTGCAGCTGGCTGTTGGGCTGCAGGCAGTGTACTACAATGGTGTCCTTGCTGCCAAGCTCTGGACGAAGAAGCTTGTCCTTACACTCAGGGCCAACTCAG CTGAGAAAATCTCCACCTTCCTGTCCTTCTCCAATTTTAAACAAAACCCACCAGAGAATAGTTTCCTCAGACTCACGGCTATGGCAACACACTCCAGCCCTACCTGCTTTGCTCAGCAAGACATCGCCATTTGCAGACCACACCTTGCCATCGAG ATGCCAGAGACAGCAGAGCAACATCAGCCCCTTACGGCCTCAGTCAGCATCCATAACTCCTTAGATGCTCCCATGAAGGGCTGTGTGATCTCCATCTTCGGAAGGGGACTCATTCACAGAGAGAAGAGCTACAG atTAAGTTCGGTGCAGTCCAGAAACACCTTGCGCACCCAACTCGAGTTCACACCAATGCAGGTGGGGCTCCAGAGGCTCACTGTGGAAATGGACTGCAACATGTTCCAGAACCTAACCAACTTCAGAAGTGTCACTGTGGTAGCCCCTGAAACTCCAGCTTAA
- the CCNDBP1 gene encoding cyclin-D1-binding protein 1 isoform X2 yields the protein MASAAAPAAADSTLPPALEQLRHLAGELRFLLPGVRVGEARETTKEFDRETFWRRFREAAMAVSRAATTLTEVFSRLPLPSPQETQKFSEQVHASIKAIIAVYYSLPKDQGITLRKLVRSATLDIVDGMAQLVEVLYITPTQSPENLISYNSVWEACQQVPRIPRDNKAAALSVLTKSVDLVKDAHEEMEQAVEECDPYYGLLSDIEEDNSDNHGDEEDILGCPSNRDSYWSEEDQELIIPCLALVRASKACLKRIRLSVAENGKKDQVAQLDDIVDISDEISPSVDDLALSIYPPVCHLTVRINCAKLVSVLKKALEITKASHVTPQPEDSWIPLLINAVDHCMNRIKELTQHEVEL from the exons ATGGCGAGCGCGGCTGCACCTGCAGCCGCAGACTCCACCCTGCCTCCGGCTTTGGAGCAGCTCCGGCACCTAGCAGGGGAGCTGCGGTTCCTCCTTCCTGGAGTGCGGG TCGGCGAAGCCCGGGAGACCACCAAGGAGTTTGATCGGGAAACCTTTTGGAGGAGATTCC GTGAGGCAGCTATGGCAGTGTCAAGGGCAGCCACGACTCTGACCGAAGTCTTCTCTCGACTTCCACTGCCGTCACCACAG GAAACCCAGAAGTTCTCTGAACAAGTCCATGCTTCCATCAAGGCAATTATTGCAGTATACTATTCGCTTCCCAAGGATCAGG GAATCACCCTGCGAAAGCTGGTACGGAGTGCCACTCTGGACATCGTGGATGGCATGGCTCAGCTTGTGGAAGTGCTTTATATCACTCCAACTCAGAG CCCTGAGAACCTTATTTCCTACAACAGTGTCTGGGAGGCGTGCCAGCAGGTGCCTCGGATCCCAAGAG ATAACAAAGCTGCAGCCCTTTCAGTGCTGACAAAGAGTGTGGATCTTGTGAAGGATGCACATGAGGAAATGGAGCAG GCTGTGGAAGAATGTGACCCTTACTATGGCCTCTTGAGTGACATTGAGGAGGACAACTCTGACAACCACGGTGATGAGGAGGATATATTGGGATGTCCAAGCAATCGGGACTCATATTGGTCAGAGGAAGATCAGGAGCTCATAATCCCGTGCCTTGCACTGGTGAGAGCATCCAAAGCCTGCCTGAAGAGAATCCGGCTCTCAGTGGCAGAGAATGGGAAGAAGGATCAGGTGGCTCAGCTGGATGACATTGTGGACATTTCTGATGAGATCAGCCCTAG TGTGGATGATTTGGCTCTGAGCATATACCCACCCGTGTGCCATCTGACTGTGCGAATCAAT TGTGCAAAACTTGTATCCGTTTTAAAGAAGGCACTTGAAATTACAAA AGCAAGTCATGTGACCCCACAGCCAGAAGATAGTTGGATCCCTTTACTTATTAATGCTGTTGATCATTGCATGAACAGAATCAAGGAGCTCACTCAGCATGAAGTTGAATTATGA
- the CCNDBP1 gene encoding cyclin-D1-binding protein 1 isoform X3, which translates to MASAAAPAAADSTLPPALEQLRHLAGELRFLLPGVRVGEARETTKEFDRETFWRRFREAAMAVSRAATTLTEVFSRLPLPSPQETQKFSEQVHASIKAIIAVYYSLPKDQGITLRKLVRSATLDIVDGMAQLVEVLYITPTQSPENLISYNSVWEACQQVPRIPRDNKAAALSVLTKSVDLVKDAHEEMEQAVEECDPYYGLLSDIEEDNSDNHGDEEDILGCPSNRDSYWSEEDQELIIPCLALVRASKACLKRIRLSVAENGKKDQVAQLDDIVDISDEISPSVDDLALSIYPPVCHLTVRINIHQKYIYTWNNSYRTPTEFWQKTSDLPKVCKTCIRFKEGT; encoded by the exons ATGGCGAGCGCGGCTGCACCTGCAGCCGCAGACTCCACCCTGCCTCCGGCTTTGGAGCAGCTCCGGCACCTAGCAGGGGAGCTGCGGTTCCTCCTTCCTGGAGTGCGGG TCGGCGAAGCCCGGGAGACCACCAAGGAGTTTGATCGGGAAACCTTTTGGAGGAGATTCC GTGAGGCAGCTATGGCAGTGTCAAGGGCAGCCACGACTCTGACCGAAGTCTTCTCTCGACTTCCACTGCCGTCACCACAG GAAACCCAGAAGTTCTCTGAACAAGTCCATGCTTCCATCAAGGCAATTATTGCAGTATACTATTCGCTTCCCAAGGATCAGG GAATCACCCTGCGAAAGCTGGTACGGAGTGCCACTCTGGACATCGTGGATGGCATGGCTCAGCTTGTGGAAGTGCTTTATATCACTCCAACTCAGAG CCCTGAGAACCTTATTTCCTACAACAGTGTCTGGGAGGCGTGCCAGCAGGTGCCTCGGATCCCAAGAG ATAACAAAGCTGCAGCCCTTTCAGTGCTGACAAAGAGTGTGGATCTTGTGAAGGATGCACATGAGGAAATGGAGCAG GCTGTGGAAGAATGTGACCCTTACTATGGCCTCTTGAGTGACATTGAGGAGGACAACTCTGACAACCACGGTGATGAGGAGGATATATTGGGATGTCCAAGCAATCGGGACTCATATTGGTCAGAGGAAGATCAGGAGCTCATAATCCCGTGCCTTGCACTGGTGAGAGCATCCAAAGCCTGCCTGAAGAGAATCCGGCTCTCAGTGGCAGAGAATGGGAAGAAGGATCAGGTGGCTCAGCTGGATGACATTGTGGACATTTCTGATGAGATCAGCCCTAG TGTGGATGATTTGGCTCTGAGCATATACCCACCCGTGTGCCATCTGACTGTGCGAATCAAT atacaccagaaatacatctacacgtggaacaactcctacagaacacctaccgaattctggcagaagacctcagacctcccaaaag TGTGCAAAACTTGTATCCGTTTTAAAGAAGGCACTTGA
- the CCNDBP1 gene encoding cyclin-D1-binding protein 1 isoform X1, translating to MASAAAPAAADSTLPPALEQLRHLAGELRFLLPGVRVGEARETTKEFDRETFWRRFREAAMAVSRAATTLTEVFSRLPLPSPQETQKFSEQVHASIKAIIAVYYSLPKDQGITLRKLVRSATLDIVDGMAQLVEVLYITPTQSPENLISYNSVWEACQQVPRIPRDNKAAALSVLTKSVDLVKDAHEEMEQAVEECDPYYGLLSDIEEDNSDNHGDEEDILGCPSNRDSYWSEEDQELIIPCLALVRASKACLKRIRLSVAENGKKDQVAQLDDIVDISDEISPSVDDLALSIYPPVCHLTVRINIHQKYIYTWNNSYRTPTEFWQKTSDLPKGKKHPTYLGRAKEKRINRDKRIGMGPAPVGGSCEGGKVSTH from the exons ATGGCGAGCGCGGCTGCACCTGCAGCCGCAGACTCCACCCTGCCTCCGGCTTTGGAGCAGCTCCGGCACCTAGCAGGGGAGCTGCGGTTCCTCCTTCCTGGAGTGCGGG TCGGCGAAGCCCGGGAGACCACCAAGGAGTTTGATCGGGAAACCTTTTGGAGGAGATTCC GTGAGGCAGCTATGGCAGTGTCAAGGGCAGCCACGACTCTGACCGAAGTCTTCTCTCGACTTCCACTGCCGTCACCACAG GAAACCCAGAAGTTCTCTGAACAAGTCCATGCTTCCATCAAGGCAATTATTGCAGTATACTATTCGCTTCCCAAGGATCAGG GAATCACCCTGCGAAAGCTGGTACGGAGTGCCACTCTGGACATCGTGGATGGCATGGCTCAGCTTGTGGAAGTGCTTTATATCACTCCAACTCAGAG CCCTGAGAACCTTATTTCCTACAACAGTGTCTGGGAGGCGTGCCAGCAGGTGCCTCGGATCCCAAGAG ATAACAAAGCTGCAGCCCTTTCAGTGCTGACAAAGAGTGTGGATCTTGTGAAGGATGCACATGAGGAAATGGAGCAG GCTGTGGAAGAATGTGACCCTTACTATGGCCTCTTGAGTGACATTGAGGAGGACAACTCTGACAACCACGGTGATGAGGAGGATATATTGGGATGTCCAAGCAATCGGGACTCATATTGGTCAGAGGAAGATCAGGAGCTCATAATCCCGTGCCTTGCACTGGTGAGAGCATCCAAAGCCTGCCTGAAGAGAATCCGGCTCTCAGTGGCAGAGAATGGGAAGAAGGATCAGGTGGCTCAGCTGGATGACATTGTGGACATTTCTGATGAGATCAGCCCTAG TGTGGATGATTTGGCTCTGAGCATATACCCACCCGTGTGCCATCTGACTGTGCGAATCAAT atacaccagaaatacatctacacgtggaacaactcctacagaacacctaccgaattctggcagaagacctcagacctcccaaaaggcaagaaacaccccacgtacctgggtagggcaaaagaaaaaagaataaacagagacaaaagaatagggatgggacctgcaccagtgggagggagctgtgaaggaggaaaggtttccacacattag